A genomic window from Salvelinus fontinalis isolate EN_2023a unplaced genomic scaffold, ASM2944872v1 scaffold_1130, whole genome shotgun sequence includes:
- the LOC129848720 gene encoding probable tubulin polyglutamylase TTLL2, translating into MVLLFFSEGSDCCLPGMAAGVCGPTPLVFRLHDGAPELVREVLLERGWEEYDEQEQEEGDWNLYWRTSAFHNSDYENILPWQRLNHHPKTVGITRKDCLARNLKRMRGTFGSGLYNFSPTTFILPNDYTRFLAEYTKHRLKNGGRSWYWICKPVDLSRGRGVFIFEDIRDLVYDSSVIIQRYISNPLLISGYKFDLRIYVCVKSFQPLTIYMHQEGLVRFATEKYNLTSLDNLYSHLTNTSINKFGPFYTTDKERVGQGCKWTMSKFRCFLHSQGINELFLWQKINNIVTLTLLTIAPSVPSSPNSVELFGFDILIDAKYKPWLLEVNYSPALTIDCQVDVTVKKVLLNDLVDLMNYKSMDSVRQRGYLKQKYKRPCYLGSQSLQSPMLLPKSRCEHHPANKKSHSIHSTFSDSMRYFPSVEMNRIRSARNSISNTKGSALNPILIPHSKTAAVTGNRKTHPVLSQMTEAIQWSEVTESEFDDRNLSTLVIPWQASRQPAGGCCKLPAIHIQKYKTPKFPWDPKSQDKSTPPLRVGDFILTFPFNEVTLKASWDKLNVKTAVHEVHKLISQLASGCSHKQKRGTEDELDRCKEKKDFGSLFWGPTNPPLLSECHLSN; encoded by the coding sequence ATGGTACTGTTGTTTTTTAGTGAAGGATCAGACTGTTGCTTACCTGGTATGGCCGCAGGGGTGTGTGGCCCCACACCCCTGGTGTTCCGGCTACACGATGGAGCCCCAGAGCTGGTGAGAGAGGTGCTGCTGGAAAGAGGCTGGGAGGAGTATGACgagcaggagcaggaggagggagaCTGGAACCTCTACTGGCGCACCTCAGCCTTCCACAACTCAGACTATGAGAACATACTGCCATGGCAGAGACTCAACCATCACCCCAAGACTGTGGGCATCACCCGCAAGGATTGCCTGGCCAGAAACCTGAAGAGAATGAGAGGGACGTTCGGCTCGGGTCTTTACAACTTCAGCCCGACAACTTTCATCCTCCCCAATGATTACACCAGGTTTCTGGCAGAGTACACCAAGCATCGTTTGAAGAATGGAGGCAGGTCGTGGTATTGGATCTGCAAGCCAGTGGATCTATCAAGAGGCAGGGGCGTCTTTATCTTTGAGGACATCAGAGACTTGGTGTATGACTCCTCAGTGATCATTCAGAGATACATCAGCAATCCTCTCCTCATCTCAGGGTACAAATTTGACCTTCGGATCTATGTTTGTGTGAAAAGTTTTCAGCCTCTCACCATCTACATGCATCAGGAGGGATTGGTACGCTTTGCGACTGAGAAATACAATTTGACATCTTTGGACAACCTTTATTCTCACCTGACCAACACGAGCATTAATAAGTTTGGCCCCTTCTACacaacagacaaagagagagtgggacaagGATGTAAGTGGACTATGAGTAAATTCCGCTGCTTTCTTCATAGCCAAGGTATCAATGAACTGTTCCTCTGGCaaaagatcaacaacattgtcacACTAACTTTGCTCACCATAGCCCCATCCGTACCTTCCAGTCCCAACAGTGTTGAGCTCTTTGGGTTTGACATCCTAATTGATGCTAAATATAAGCCATGGCTACTAGAGGTTAACTACAGCCCTGCTCTCACCATCGACTGCCAAGTAGACGTGACAGTCAAGAAAGTACTTCTCAATGATCTGGTTGATCTGATGAACTACAAGTCCATGGACAGCGTTAGACAGAGAGGATATCTCAAACAGAAGTACAAACGCCCCTGCTATCTAGGCAGCCAGTCTCTGCAGTCCCCAATGTTGCTCCCCAAGTCTAGGTGTGAGCACCACCCAGCAAACAAGAAAAGTCACAGCATCCATTCTACGTTTTCTGACAGTATGAGATACTTTCCATCAGTTGAGATGAACCGGATACGTTCTGCAAGGAATTCCATAAGCAACACCAAGGGCTCGGCTCTGAATCCAATACTCATCCCACATTCAAAGACTGCAGCGGTAACTGGAAACAGAAAGACACATCCAGTGCTCTCACAGATGACAGAGGCCATCCAGTGGTCTGAGGTTACAGAGTCAGAGTTTGATGACAGAAACCTGTCAACACTTGTTATCCCATGGCAGGCCTCAAGGCAACCAGCCGGGGGCTGCTGTAAGCTACCTGCCATTCACATTCAAAAGTACAAGACTCCTAAATTCCCATGGGACCCTAAAAGCCAAGATAAGAGCACCCCACCACTCCGTGTGGGAGACTTCATACTGACGTTTCCTTTTAATGAGGTCACACTGAAGGCGTCGTGGGACAAGCTCAACGTTAAGACTGCAGTCCACGAGGTTCACAAGCTCATCAGCCAGCTAGCGTCAGGTTGTAGCCACAAACAGAAGAGAGGGACGGAAGATGAGTTGGATAGATGCAAAGAGAAAAAGGATTTTGGGTCTTTGTTTTGGGGACCTACGAACCCTCCTCTACTTAGTGAGTGCCACTTGTCAAACTAA